The following nucleotide sequence is from uncultured Draconibacterium sp..
TTTAACCTACTGTTGGAACATATTGAAGAAAACGATTTGGTAACCGGTGTCAGAGCCAATCGAAAAGACACGTTTGTAAAAAATATGTCGTCGAAAATTGCCAATGGAATACGTAGGGCCTTTACACACGACGGGATGGACGATACCGGCTGCCCTTTAAAAATTATTAAAACCTGTTACGCTAAAAACCTGCCAATGTTTAAAGGCTTGCACCGTTTTTTGCCTGCAATGATTTTATTGCAAAACGGGAAAATAAAACAAATACCGGTTCAGCACTTTCCGCGGATTGCCGGTGAAGCAAAGTACGGACTATGGAACCGTTTGCTTGGGCCGTTAATAGACTGTTTTGCCTACCTGTGGATGAAGAAGAAATACATTAACTATACCATAAGCAGAAAAAGTGAATAATAACAATTGGTACATTTACATTATAGGTTTTATTGCGCAGGGGCTCTTTTCCTCGCGTTTAATTATCCAGTGGTTTTTATCTGAAAAACAAAAGAAAGTAGTTACCCCATCTTTGTTTTGGGTATTAAGCCTGTTGGCTTCTTTTGTGTTATTTGTTTATGGCTATTTGCGCGACGATTTCGCCATAATGTTTGGGCAAAGCCTTACTTATTTTATTTACATCAGAAACTTACAGCTACAAGGAAAATGGGAAAAAATTCATATTATCCTAAGGAGTGTTATTTACATGGTTCCCGTATTGCTGGTAGTTTTCTACTTCAACAATAATGTTATTGATGTTGACAAGCTGCTAAAAAACGAAGCCATTCCGCCTTGGCTGCTTTCATTGGGTATTGTATCGCAGATACTTTTCACATTTCGTTTTGTTTACCAATGGCTGTATTCCGAAAAACACAAAGAATCGACCTTGCCCATGGGCTTTTGGCTATTAAGCAATTTGGGTTCACTCCTTATATTGATCTACGCCATTATTCGAAGAGATCCCGTGCTTTTTGTAGGGCATTTAATGGGTATTAGCATTTATACACGCAACATAATTTTATTGGTTAAACAAAATGATTAAAACCATTGAGAAATACCCGGTTTTAAGCCTGCTGGTGCTGGTTTTTCTTATGTTATTACCAAGTCTTGGCGAATTAAAAGTAACCATAATGGAAGCACGCAATTTTATAACAGCGCGTGAAATGCTTAGCGATAACAACTGGATTTTAACCACATTGAACGGGGTACCGCGTTACGAAAAACCGCCACTGCCTACCTGGATCACTGCACTATTCGGCTTGGTATTTGGAATTAAAAATGTATATGCATTAAGACTACCCGGAGTGATTATGGTCTGGCTTACCGGGGTTTTTGTTTACTTGTTTTCTAAAAAACTTACCCAAGACAAACGTAACAGCTTAATAAACGGAATTATTACTGTTAGCTCGTTTTATATTGTGGGGATAATAATTGAAGCCCCCTGGGATATTTACACCCACGGTTTTATGCTGTTTGCTATTTATTTCATGTACAACAACTATCAGCAATACCATTTAAAACGGTCCTTACTTGCTGCTGCATTTATTGCTTGCTCGGTGCTGAGTAAAGGCCCAATTTCACTTTATGCACTGCTGTTACCTTTTTTATTGGCTTATGTCGTGGTTTACGGAGTAAAGAACAACTTTATTATCCGTACCCTTTTTCCCTTGGTGTTGGGTGTGGTTTTGGGGAGCGGGTGGTTCGTATACGTGCGTTTGGCCGACCCCGAAGCATTTTTGAAAATTGCAGAAGTTGAAACTGCAAATTGGTCGAGTTACAACGTTAAACCCTTCTATTTTTATTGGAACTTCTTCATCCAAAGTGGTATCTGGACAATTCCGGCGGTGTTTGGATTACTGTATCCATACATGATTAAACGAGTAAAAAATGTGGCACACTACAAACTAAGCCTGTTTTGGACTCTCTTTTCAGTAATACTGTTATCCCTTGTTCCGGAAAAAAAAGCACGCTATCTGGTTCCGGTTCTTATCCCTTTGGCTATAAATACAGGATTTTACATTTATTCCATTTTAGAGAAATGTGCCTCAAAAATTAAAAAAGCAGAGGCAATACCTGTATTCTTTCACTTTGGCATTTTGTCACTTGTAGCTATGCTTTTTCCCCTGGTCGCGTTTTTTATGTTTAAAGAAGTGCTGCTATCCAATCCCACTACCTTTTTAGTTTATTGCCTGGGGCTTTTTATCTCCGGAAGTTTTCTACTTTTCTTTCTGTATTTTAAAGTTATGTGGTCGTCGTTTTATACATCAGTTTTTATTGTTATACTTCTTTTTGTTGCAGTTGTGCCTGTTAATCCAGGTTTCGCCAATCAAAACATCAACTACAATTCAATCGCTCAACTTAAATACGAAGCTGCAGAAGAAAATATACCTGTTTATGTATTAGACCAGATTACGCCCGAAAACCTATGGGAATATGGAGGGATTATTGATAAAATACAGAAAAATGATGATGGCTATATTTTCCCCAAGATCAATAGGTTTGGCGTATTGGTAAACGATTCAAGCCTTATAAACTCAGGCAAATTTGATTCAACTTACATAATTGATAAAAAAGAAATATATGATTTGAACCTGGGAAAGTTTAACACCCGAAAGCATAAACAACGCTACGTTAACAACTACTATGTTTTTACGAAGAAGTAAAATAAATAATAGGATAAAAGGGCAATATAAAGCATCCGTAGAACTACTTCTGATATTGGCAATATGCACTGTGGGGTTATTTACCAGCGTGGGCATGTTTGGTGTGATTGAAACCAGCGATGCCCGTTATGCTGAAATAGCACGAGAAATGTTAGAATCGGGTGATTATTTAAATCCTACCTTGTTGGGGATTAAACATTACCACAAACCACCACTTACCTATTACATTACAGTTTTGGGTTATTCGCTTTTTGGCATAACTGCTTTTGCTGCACGTTTTTTTGTACAGCTTGCTATTTTGATTCAGCTTGTGTTTGTTTACCTACTGTCGGTGCAATTGTTTAACAGTAAAAAGAGTGCGTTGTGGGCGGCTGTAATTTATTTTAGTTTCCCAATTGTTCTAATTTCATCACGTAATTTAACCACTGATCCTTTCCTGGCTACCTTTGTTATTTTAAGCATGTATTTTTGGGTACGCTATCGCAAATCAGCAATATCGGTTTACCTCTACCTATTTGCTCTTTGCCTTGCTTTGGGATTTTTAACCAAAGGTCCATTAATTTTTATTGTCCCTTTGGTTTTTGCCATTTCATACAATTACATCCAATCATCCA
It contains:
- a CDS encoding lipid-A-disaccharide synthase N-terminal domain-containing protein → MNNNNWYIYIIGFIAQGLFSSRLIIQWFLSEKQKKVVTPSLFWVLSLLASFVLFVYGYLRDDFAIMFGQSLTYFIYIRNLQLQGKWEKIHIILRSVIYMVPVLLVVFYFNNNVIDVDKLLKNEAIPPWLLSLGIVSQILFTFRFVYQWLYSEKHKESTLPMGFWLLSNLGSLLILIYAIIRRDPVLFVGHLMGISIYTRNIILLVKQND
- a CDS encoding glycosyltransferase family 39 protein — its product is MIKTIEKYPVLSLLVLVFLMLLPSLGELKVTIMEARNFITAREMLSDNNWILTTLNGVPRYEKPPLPTWITALFGLVFGIKNVYALRLPGVIMVWLTGVFVYLFSKKLTQDKRNSLINGIITVSSFYIVGIIIEAPWDIYTHGFMLFAIYFMYNNYQQYHLKRSLLAAAFIACSVLSKGPISLYALLLPFLLAYVVVYGVKNNFIIRTLFPLVLGVVLGSGWFVYVRLADPEAFLKIAEVETANWSSYNVKPFYFYWNFFIQSGIWTIPAVFGLLYPYMIKRVKNVAHYKLSLFWTLFSVILLSLVPEKKARYLVPVLIPLAINTGFYIYSILEKCASKIKKAEAIPVFFHFGILSLVAMLFPLVAFFMFKEVLLSNPTTFLVYCLGLFISGSFLLFFLYFKVMWSSFYTSVFIVILLFVAVVPVNPGFANQNINYNSIAQLKYEAAEENIPVYVLDQITPENLWEYGGIIDKIQKNDDGYIFPKINRFGVLVNDSSLINSGKFDSTYIIDKKEIYDLNLGKFNTRKHKQRYVNNYYVFTKK
- a CDS encoding glycosyltransferase, which produces MNTSISSQCLFKVEERPYKLTVIVPVYNEEANIERLEKELLDYLKIASVPAKVLFVNDGSTDKSLEFLEQVCSRNSEFSFISSEKNSGLSTAIKAGFDFVNTELTGYIDADLQTTPNDFNLLLEHIEENDLVTGVRANRKDTFVKNMSSKIANGIRRAFTHDGMDDTGCPLKIIKTCYAKNLPMFKGLHRFLPAMILLQNGKIKQIPVQHFPRIAGEAKYGLWNRLLGPLIDCFAYLWMKKKYINYTISRKSE